From the Nocardiopsis changdeensis genome, one window contains:
- a CDS encoding saccharopine dehydrogenase family protein: MERDHDLVLFGATGYTGALTAGYLSAHLPARTRWALAGRDRDRLAALRERLAAQAPGTPPPDLLVADANDAGSVRAMAASARAVVSTVGPYSVHGAPLVAACAAEGTDYLDLCGEPEFVDRMYVEHHAAAVESGARIVHACGFDSVPHDLGALFTVQRLPEGVPLHVEGFVRAKGTPSGGTLHSLLGAFADPGRTLAAARERRLQEEPPAGRRVRVDRRGVPRTRLARGWTLPMPSLDPQVVVRSAAASERYGPDFSYGHYAAFLRPASAAAAVAGVGGLLAAARVPPLRERLLALRAPGEGPTPEQLAAGWFTVHFAGRGGGHRVYTRVSGPEPGYAGTSVMLAESALCLLYDDLPATCGQVTPATAMGDALIGRLRAAGFGFEVLDAAGG, translated from the coding sequence GTGGAACGCGACCACGACCTCGTCCTGTTCGGCGCGACCGGGTACACCGGCGCGCTGACCGCCGGATACCTGTCCGCGCACCTGCCCGCCCGGACGCGGTGGGCGCTGGCCGGGCGCGACCGGGACAGGCTCGCCGCGCTGCGCGAGCGCCTGGCCGCGCAGGCCCCCGGGACCCCGCCGCCCGACCTGCTGGTGGCCGACGCGAACGACGCGGGATCCGTGCGCGCCATGGCCGCGTCGGCGCGGGCGGTCGTCTCCACCGTCGGCCCCTACTCCGTCCACGGCGCGCCCCTGGTCGCGGCCTGCGCCGCGGAGGGCACCGACTACCTGGACCTGTGCGGGGAGCCGGAGTTCGTCGACCGCATGTACGTCGAGCACCACGCCGCCGCCGTGGAGAGCGGGGCGCGGATCGTGCACGCCTGCGGGTTCGACTCCGTCCCGCACGACCTGGGCGCCCTGTTCACCGTGCAGCGGCTGCCCGAGGGCGTGCCGCTGCACGTCGAGGGGTTCGTGCGGGCCAAGGGCACCCCGTCCGGGGGGACCCTCCATTCGCTGCTGGGCGCGTTCGCCGACCCCGGCCGCACCCTGGCGGCGGCCCGGGAGCGGCGCCTGCAGGAGGAGCCGCCCGCCGGGCGGCGGGTGCGCGTGGACCGGCGGGGCGTGCCGCGCACCCGCCTGGCCCGGGGGTGGACGCTGCCGATGCCGTCCCTGGACCCACAGGTGGTGGTGCGGTCGGCGGCCGCGTCGGAGCGGTACGGGCCGGACTTCTCCTACGGGCACTACGCGGCGTTCCTGCGCCCGGCCAGTGCGGCCGCGGCGGTCGCGGGCGTGGGCGGGCTGCTCGCGGCGGCGCGGGTGCCCCCGCTGCGCGAGCGGCTGCTGGCGCTGCGCGCCCCCGGCGAGGGCCCCACCCCCGAGCAGCTGGCCGCGGGCTGGTTCACGGTGCACTTCGCGGGCCGGGGCGGCGGGCACCGGGTGTACACGCGGGTGTCGGGTCCCGAGCCCGGGTACGCGGGGACCTCGGTCATGCTCGCGGAGTCGGCGCTGTGCCTGCTGTACGACGACCTGCCCGCGACCTGCGGCCAGGTGACCCCGGCGACGGCCATGGGCGACGCCCTGATCGGGCGGCTGCGGGCCGCCGGGTTCGGGTTCGAGGTGCTGGACGCCGCCGGGGGCTGA
- a CDS encoding sulfite exporter TauE/SafE family protein, whose amino-acid sequence MRATRPARTVERVLTSFLLLLALGCLSGLTTVAFGFGGGFVTVPVVYAVTAARGGPEADAMAVAVATSTAVMVVNSSVATWAQYRAGRLRREHLWPLAAYIGLGSAAGAWAATLAGGEVQHVLFIAYLVVTIADSLLRRGFLARPAGEAPRTPGRASTPVVGAGIGAVTGFLGVGGSVMTVPLLRRRGLPMLEATAMANPLSLPVALAGTAVYVLLGSGGAGAGYAGSVDLVAAGLLLAGSLPAIAVARRHVGRVPDRVHAVAFVVLLVLALVAVLLV is encoded by the coding sequence ATGCGCGCCACCCGCCCCGCCCGTACCGTGGAGCGGGTGCTCACCTCCTTCCTCCTGCTCCTGGCCCTGGGCTGCCTGAGCGGCCTCACCACCGTGGCCTTCGGTTTCGGCGGCGGCTTCGTGACCGTCCCGGTCGTCTACGCCGTCACGGCGGCCCGGGGCGGCCCGGAGGCGGACGCCATGGCCGTGGCCGTGGCGACCTCCACTGCCGTCATGGTCGTCAACTCCTCGGTCGCCACCTGGGCCCAGTACCGGGCCGGGCGGCTGCGCCGCGAACACCTGTGGCCGCTGGCCGCCTACATCGGCCTGGGCAGCGCGGCCGGGGCGTGGGCCGCCACGCTGGCCGGGGGCGAGGTCCAGCACGTGCTCTTCATCGCCTACCTGGTGGTGACCATCGCCGACAGCCTGCTGCGCAGGGGTTTCCTCGCCCGCCCCGCGGGGGAGGCGCCGCGGACCCCCGGCCGCGCGTCCACCCCGGTGGTCGGGGCGGGCATCGGCGCGGTGACCGGCTTCCTGGGGGTGGGCGGCAGCGTCATGACCGTCCCGCTGCTGCGCCGCCGCGGGCTGCCCATGCTGGAGGCCACCGCCATGGCCAACCCGCTCAGCCTGCCCGTCGCCCTGGCCGGGACCGCGGTCTACGTGCTGCTGGGCAGCGGCGGGGCGGGGGCCGGGTACGCCGGGTCGGTCGACCTGGTCGCCGCGGGGCTGCTGCTGGCCGGTTCGCTGCCCGCCATCGCGGTGGCCCGCCGCCACGTGGGCCGGGTCCCGGACCGCGTGCACGCCGTCGCCTTCGTGGTCCTGCTCGTGCTCGCCCTGGTGGCCGTGCTCCTGGTCTGA
- a CDS encoding AraC family transcriptional regulator: MRNIPVSEVEDIDRPVLAIGTDYPPGFVLARHRHRRAQFLYGATGVMRVRTGDGAWTVPPQRAVLVPAGTAHEVTMEGVSTRSLYLEQAAVPWFPERCQVVEVSPLLRALVSEAVDIEPHYDGRGRDGALVGLLLHELRRLVPLPLDLPLPVHEGLRALCEEFLEAPDVHDPPARWAARLHVGERTLHRLFRAETGMGFARWRRRACVLRSLPALDRGEPVARVAADLGYGSPAAFSAAFSALLGAPPRDYRAAGRPVP, translated from the coding sequence GTGCGCAACATCCCCGTCTCCGAGGTGGAGGACATCGACCGGCCGGTCCTGGCGATCGGCACGGACTACCCGCCCGGGTTCGTGCTGGCCCGGCACCGGCACCGCCGGGCCCAGTTCCTGTACGGCGCCACCGGGGTGATGCGGGTGCGCACCGGGGACGGCGCGTGGACGGTGCCGCCGCAGCGCGCCGTGCTCGTCCCGGCCGGGACCGCCCACGAGGTGACGATGGAGGGCGTGAGCACCCGGAGCCTGTACCTGGAGCAGGCCGCGGTCCCCTGGTTCCCCGAGCGCTGCCAGGTGGTGGAGGTGTCGCCGCTGCTGCGCGCCCTGGTGTCGGAGGCGGTGGACATCGAGCCGCACTACGACGGGCGGGGGCGGGACGGGGCGCTGGTCGGGCTGCTGCTGCACGAGCTGCGGCGGCTGGTCCCGCTGCCGCTGGACCTGCCGCTGCCGGTCCACGAGGGGCTGCGGGCCCTGTGCGAGGAGTTCCTGGAGGCTCCCGACGTGCACGACCCGCCCGCGCGGTGGGCGGCGCGGCTGCACGTGGGCGAGCGGACGCTGCACCGGCTGTTCCGGGCCGAGACCGGCATGGGGTTCGCGCGGTGGCGGCGGCGCGCCTGTGTGCTGCGCTCGCTGCCCGCGCTGGACCGGGGCGAGCCCGTCGCCCGGGTGGCCGCGGACCTGGGGTACGGCAGCCCGGCGGCGTTCTCGGCGGCCTTCTCCGCCCTGCTGGGCGCGCCGCCCCGGGACTACCGGGCGGCCGGCCGCCCGGTCCCCTGA